A genomic stretch from Oreochromis aureus strain Israel breed Guangdong linkage group 17, ZZ_aureus, whole genome shotgun sequence includes:
- the tmem19 gene encoding transmembrane protein 19 isoform X2 has product MDSENDILMKESINMMIDMIVLCATLALSLFFWILSLTMSTFYGTLQPVSPWRWLFSILVPLTVTMRALKRRSLDRSGALAALLVGFVLTMANYSFFSTLLAFFITSSRLTRWGGAQKKKIDAEYKEGGQRNWIQVFCNGGVPTELALLYMIEVGPGEIPIDFNKQYSASWMCLSLLGALACSTGDTWASEVGPVLSRSKPRLITTWKEVPTGTNGGVTPIGLVASFLGGAAVGVAYFVTQLLTVRDLHLSDPQWPIVVYGGVAGLLGSMLDSFLGAHMQYSGFDASIGKVVSYSSATTQWICGKPILDNNAVNLFSSVLIALILPGLAWGAWPR; this is encoded by the exons ATGGACTCTGAAAATGATATCCTGATGAAGGAGTCCATCAACATGATGATTGATATGATCGTGCTGTGTGCCACTTTGgcactctctctcttcttctggATCCTCTCTCTCACAATGAGCACATTCTACG gcACGCTGCAGCCCGTGTCGCCGTGGCGTTGGTTGTTCTCCATCTTGGTTCCCCTCACTGTGACGATGCGAGCGCTGAAGAGACGCAGTCTGGACCGATCGGGAGCGCTGGCCG CCCTCCTGGTGGGGTTTGTGTTGACGATGGCAAACTACAGCTTCTTCTCCACTCTGCTGGCCTTCTTCATCACCTCCTCCAGACTGACCCGCTGGGGAGGAGCGCAGAAGAAGAAGATCGACGCCGAGTACAAAGAAG GGGGTCAGAGGAATTGGATTCAAGTTTTCTGCAATGGAGGTGTTCCCACTGAGCTGGCACTGCTCTACATGATCGAG gtgggtccaggtgagatcccCATCGATTTCAATAAGCAGTACTCTGCCTCCTGGATGTGCCTCTCCCTACTGGGCGCACTCGCATGCAGCACTGGGGACACCTGGGCATCTGAGGTGGGGCCAGTCCTCAGCCGATCAAAGCCGAGACTCATAACCACTTGGAAGGAAGTCCCCACAG GAACAAACGGAGGCGTTACTCCCATAGGATTGGTTGCCAGCTTCCTTGGTGGGGCAGCGGTGGGCGTGGCTTATTTTGTGACGCAGCTGCTCACAGTCCGCGATCTCCACCTATCCGACCCCCAGTGGCCGATCGTCGTGTACGGCGGCGTGGCCGGCCTGCTTGGGTCCATGCTGGACTCTTTTCTGGGGGCGCACATGCAGTACTCAG GCTTTGATGCGAGCATCGGGAAGGTGGTGAGCTACAGCTCCGCCACCACCCAGTGGATCTGCGGGAAACCCATCTTAGACAACAACGCAGTCAACCTGTTCTCCTCGGTCCTCATCGCGCTCATCCTGCCGGGGCTGGCCTGGGGGGCGTGGCCTCGATAG
- the tmem19 gene encoding transmembrane protein 19 isoform X1: MARLIIDIILFPQTHGPSLSMDSENDILMKESINMMIDMIVLCATLALSLFFWILSLTMSTFYGTLQPVSPWRWLFSILVPLTVTMRALKRRSLDRSGALAALLVGFVLTMANYSFFSTLLAFFITSSRLTRWGGAQKKKIDAEYKEGGQRNWIQVFCNGGVPTELALLYMIEVGPGEIPIDFNKQYSASWMCLSLLGALACSTGDTWASEVGPVLSRSKPRLITTWKEVPTGTNGGVTPIGLVASFLGGAAVGVAYFVTQLLTVRDLHLSDPQWPIVVYGGVAGLLGSMLDSFLGAHMQYSGFDASIGKVVSYSSATTQWICGKPILDNNAVNLFSSVLIALILPGLAWGAWPR, from the exons ATGGCAAGACTCATTATAGATATTATTCTGTTTCCTCAAACG CACGGGCCGTCCCTCAGCATGGACTCTGAAAATGATATCCTGATGAAGGAGTCCATCAACATGATGATTGATATGATCGTGCTGTGTGCCACTTTGgcactctctctcttcttctggATCCTCTCTCTCACAATGAGCACATTCTACG gcACGCTGCAGCCCGTGTCGCCGTGGCGTTGGTTGTTCTCCATCTTGGTTCCCCTCACTGTGACGATGCGAGCGCTGAAGAGACGCAGTCTGGACCGATCGGGAGCGCTGGCCG CCCTCCTGGTGGGGTTTGTGTTGACGATGGCAAACTACAGCTTCTTCTCCACTCTGCTGGCCTTCTTCATCACCTCCTCCAGACTGACCCGCTGGGGAGGAGCGCAGAAGAAGAAGATCGACGCCGAGTACAAAGAAG GGGGTCAGAGGAATTGGATTCAAGTTTTCTGCAATGGAGGTGTTCCCACTGAGCTGGCACTGCTCTACATGATCGAG gtgggtccaggtgagatcccCATCGATTTCAATAAGCAGTACTCTGCCTCCTGGATGTGCCTCTCCCTACTGGGCGCACTCGCATGCAGCACTGGGGACACCTGGGCATCTGAGGTGGGGCCAGTCCTCAGCCGATCAAAGCCGAGACTCATAACCACTTGGAAGGAAGTCCCCACAG GAACAAACGGAGGCGTTACTCCCATAGGATTGGTTGCCAGCTTCCTTGGTGGGGCAGCGGTGGGCGTGGCTTATTTTGTGACGCAGCTGCTCACAGTCCGCGATCTCCACCTATCCGACCCCCAGTGGCCGATCGTCGTGTACGGCGGCGTGGCCGGCCTGCTTGGGTCCATGCTGGACTCTTTTCTGGGGGCGCACATGCAGTACTCAG GCTTTGATGCGAGCATCGGGAAGGTGGTGAGCTACAGCTCCGCCACCACCCAGTGGATCTGCGGGAAACCCATCTTAGACAACAACGCAGTCAACCTGTTCTCCTCGGTCCTCATCGCGCTCATCCTGCCGGGGCTGGCCTGGGGGGCGTGGCCTCGATAG
- the LOC116336475 gene encoding rab-3A-interacting protein isoform X2 has translation MNQSDQRPAARHTTPPASLYRTHSLGAPPPGLPTSLRADQLPTQPVYSAPRHSHNGSVPGLEAESAEFMSGEDGEECGALSESLSRLRSPSVMEVREKGYERLKEELAKAQRELLLKDEECERLSKVRDQLGQELEELTASLFQEAHKMVREANVKQANAEKQLKEALGKIDVLQAEVQALKTLVLSSPTSPVGELPSVGAGGGVKTPFRKGHSRNKSTSSAMLGTQPDPSATQPIVRECREVDGQLFSEFKAWKEEPTLDRSCSFLERIYREDIYPCLTFNKSELGSAILEAVEQNTLSVEPVGFQPLPVVKASAVECGGPKKCALSGQTKTCKHRIKFGDSSSYYYVSPYCRYRITAVCNFFTYIRYIHQGLVKQQDAEQMFWEVMQLRREMSLAKLGYYKDQL, from the exons ATG AACCAATCGGATCAGCGCCCGGCTGCCCGTCACACCACCCCGCCCGCTTCTCTATATCGCACCCACTCTCTGGGAGCGCCTCCTCCAGGCCTCCCCACCTCACTGCGAGCAGATCAGTTGCCGACTCAGCCGGTATACTCGGCACCGCGGCACAGCCACAATGGAAg CGTGCCGGGCCTGGAGGCCGAGTCAGCCGAGTTCATGTCCGGAGAGGACGGGGAGGAGTGTGGTGCCCTGAGTGAAAGCCTGTCACGGCTGCGCAGCCCGTCAGTGATGGAGGTCCGAGAGAAAGGATATGAGAGGCTGAAGGAGGAGCTCGCCAAGGCTCAGAGG GAGCTGCTGTTGAAGGATGAGGAGTGTGAGAGGTTGTCTAAAGTCAGAGATCAGCTCGGCCAGGAGCTGGAGGAGCTCACCGCCAGTCTCTTCCAG GAGGCTCACAAAATGGTGAGAGAAGCAAATGTCAAACAGGCAAACGCtgaaaaacagctgaaagaagCTCTGGGCAAG aTCGACGTCCTACAGGCGGAGGTTCAGGCCCTGAAGACGCTCGTGCTCTCCTCCCCGACCTCCCCGGTGGGTGAGCTTCCCTCTGTGGGAGCGGGAGGAGGGGTGAAGACTCCCTTCAGGAAGGGCCACAGCAGGAACAAGAGCACCTCCTCCGCCATGCTGGGGACGCAGCCTGACCCGTCGGCCACGCAGCCCATCGTACGCGAGTGTCGGGAG GTGGACGGTCAGCTGTTCAGCGAGTTCAAGGCATGGAAGGAGGAGCCGACACTCGACCGGAGCTGCAGCTTCCTGGAGAGGATTTACCGTGAGGACATCTACCCCTGCTTGACCTTCAACAAGAGCGAG CTGGGTTCGGCCATCTTGGAGGCCGTGGAGCAGAACACGCTGAGTGTGGAGCCGGTCGGCTTCCAGCCGCTGCCTGTGGTCAAAGCATCGGCGGTGGAGTGTGGAGGACCAAA AAAATGTGCCCTGAGCGGTCAGACCAAAACCTGCAAGCACAGAATCAAGTTTGGAGATTCGTCCAGCTATTACTACGTGTCTCCCTACTGTAGATACAGA ATCACAGCGGTGTGCAACTTCTTCACCTATATCCGCTACATCCACCAAGGGCTGGTCAAACAGCAGGACG CAGAGCAGATGTTCTGGGAGGTGATGCAGCTCCGCAGGGAAATGTCCCTCGCCAAGCTCGGCTACTACAAAGACCAGCTGTGA
- the LOC116336475 gene encoding rab-3A-interacting protein isoform X1, translated as MACSSSQNNAETLEGFHEVNLASPTTPDLQNQSDQRPAARHTTPPASLYRTHSLGAPPPGLPTSLRADQLPTQPVYSAPRHSHNGSVPGLEAESAEFMSGEDGEECGALSESLSRLRSPSVMEVREKGYERLKEELAKAQRELLLKDEECERLSKVRDQLGQELEELTASLFQEAHKMVREANVKQANAEKQLKEALGKIDVLQAEVQALKTLVLSSPTSPVGELPSVGAGGGVKTPFRKGHSRNKSTSSAMLGTQPDPSATQPIVRECREVDGQLFSEFKAWKEEPTLDRSCSFLERIYREDIYPCLTFNKSELGSAILEAVEQNTLSVEPVGFQPLPVVKASAVECGGPKKCALSGQTKTCKHRIKFGDSSSYYYVSPYCRYRITAVCNFFTYIRYIHQGLVKQQDAEQMFWEVMQLRREMSLAKLGYYKDQL; from the exons ATGGCCTGCAGCAGCAGTCAGAACAATGCAGAGACTCTGGAGGGGTTCCATGAGGTGAATCTGGCCTCGCCCACCACACCTGACCTTCAG AACCAATCGGATCAGCGCCCGGCTGCCCGTCACACCACCCCGCCCGCTTCTCTATATCGCACCCACTCTCTGGGAGCGCCTCCTCCAGGCCTCCCCACCTCACTGCGAGCAGATCAGTTGCCGACTCAGCCGGTATACTCGGCACCGCGGCACAGCCACAATGGAAg CGTGCCGGGCCTGGAGGCCGAGTCAGCCGAGTTCATGTCCGGAGAGGACGGGGAGGAGTGTGGTGCCCTGAGTGAAAGCCTGTCACGGCTGCGCAGCCCGTCAGTGATGGAGGTCCGAGAGAAAGGATATGAGAGGCTGAAGGAGGAGCTCGCCAAGGCTCAGAGG GAGCTGCTGTTGAAGGATGAGGAGTGTGAGAGGTTGTCTAAAGTCAGAGATCAGCTCGGCCAGGAGCTGGAGGAGCTCACCGCCAGTCTCTTCCAG GAGGCTCACAAAATGGTGAGAGAAGCAAATGTCAAACAGGCAAACGCtgaaaaacagctgaaagaagCTCTGGGCAAG aTCGACGTCCTACAGGCGGAGGTTCAGGCCCTGAAGACGCTCGTGCTCTCCTCCCCGACCTCCCCGGTGGGTGAGCTTCCCTCTGTGGGAGCGGGAGGAGGGGTGAAGACTCCCTTCAGGAAGGGCCACAGCAGGAACAAGAGCACCTCCTCCGCCATGCTGGGGACGCAGCCTGACCCGTCGGCCACGCAGCCCATCGTACGCGAGTGTCGGGAG GTGGACGGTCAGCTGTTCAGCGAGTTCAAGGCATGGAAGGAGGAGCCGACACTCGACCGGAGCTGCAGCTTCCTGGAGAGGATTTACCGTGAGGACATCTACCCCTGCTTGACCTTCAACAAGAGCGAG CTGGGTTCGGCCATCTTGGAGGCCGTGGAGCAGAACACGCTGAGTGTGGAGCCGGTCGGCTTCCAGCCGCTGCCTGTGGTCAAAGCATCGGCGGTGGAGTGTGGAGGACCAAA AAAATGTGCCCTGAGCGGTCAGACCAAAACCTGCAAGCACAGAATCAAGTTTGGAGATTCGTCCAGCTATTACTACGTGTCTCCCTACTGTAGATACAGA ATCACAGCGGTGTGCAACTTCTTCACCTATATCCGCTACATCCACCAAGGGCTGGTCAAACAGCAGGACG CAGAGCAGATGTTCTGGGAGGTGATGCAGCTCCGCAGGGAAATGTCCCTCGCCAAGCTCGGCTACTACAAAGACCAGCTGTGA
- the LOC116336475 gene encoding rab-3A-interacting protein isoform X3: protein MACSSSQNNAETLEGFHEVNLASPTTPDLQNQSDQRPAARHTTPPASLYRTHSLGAPPPGLPTSLRADQLPTQPVYSAPRHSHNGSVPGLEAESAEFMSGEDGEECGALSESLSRLRSPSVMEVREKGYERLKEELAKAQRELLLKDEECERLSKVRDQLGQELEELTASLFQEAHKMVREANVKQANAEKQLKEALGKIDVLQAEVQALKTLVLSSPTSPVGELPSVGAGGGVKTPFRKGHSRNKSTSSAMLGTQPDPSATQPIVRECREVDGQLFSEFKAWKEEPTLDRSCSFLERIYREDIYPCLTFNKSELGSAILEAVEQNTLSVEPVGFQPLPVVKASAVECGGPNGRRSELVTMSKPSR from the exons ATGGCCTGCAGCAGCAGTCAGAACAATGCAGAGACTCTGGAGGGGTTCCATGAGGTGAATCTGGCCTCGCCCACCACACCTGACCTTCAG AACCAATCGGATCAGCGCCCGGCTGCCCGTCACACCACCCCGCCCGCTTCTCTATATCGCACCCACTCTCTGGGAGCGCCTCCTCCAGGCCTCCCCACCTCACTGCGAGCAGATCAGTTGCCGACTCAGCCGGTATACTCGGCACCGCGGCACAGCCACAATGGAAg CGTGCCGGGCCTGGAGGCCGAGTCAGCCGAGTTCATGTCCGGAGAGGACGGGGAGGAGTGTGGTGCCCTGAGTGAAAGCCTGTCACGGCTGCGCAGCCCGTCAGTGATGGAGGTCCGAGAGAAAGGATATGAGAGGCTGAAGGAGGAGCTCGCCAAGGCTCAGAGG GAGCTGCTGTTGAAGGATGAGGAGTGTGAGAGGTTGTCTAAAGTCAGAGATCAGCTCGGCCAGGAGCTGGAGGAGCTCACCGCCAGTCTCTTCCAG GAGGCTCACAAAATGGTGAGAGAAGCAAATGTCAAACAGGCAAACGCtgaaaaacagctgaaagaagCTCTGGGCAAG aTCGACGTCCTACAGGCGGAGGTTCAGGCCCTGAAGACGCTCGTGCTCTCCTCCCCGACCTCCCCGGTGGGTGAGCTTCCCTCTGTGGGAGCGGGAGGAGGGGTGAAGACTCCCTTCAGGAAGGGCCACAGCAGGAACAAGAGCACCTCCTCCGCCATGCTGGGGACGCAGCCTGACCCGTCGGCCACGCAGCCCATCGTACGCGAGTGTCGGGAG GTGGACGGTCAGCTGTTCAGCGAGTTCAAGGCATGGAAGGAGGAGCCGACACTCGACCGGAGCTGCAGCTTCCTGGAGAGGATTTACCGTGAGGACATCTACCCCTGCTTGACCTTCAACAAGAGCGAG CTGGGTTCGGCCATCTTGGAGGCCGTGGAGCAGAACACGCTGAGTGTGGAGCCGGTCGGCTTCCAGCCGCTGCCTGTGGTCAAAGCATCGGCGGTGGAGTGTGGAGGACCAAA TGGGCGCAGGTCTGAGCTCGTCAC GATGTCAAAGCCATCCCGATGA
- the kics2 gene encoding KICSTOR complex protein C12orf66 homolog, which yields MTEVEELRPVPRERAILESFFAQLGMFSFDRAKDYVEREKDGSRSSGSIWSALLAALAHLAAAEKVYHNMTFLGQKIGGQSFFSRKDSIRTIYTSLYNELRKVVMMGRHGQSNSSSSSSASYLEDLLSHLSEQLCHFIQARMEMADLYEKMHSLGSQKNVNSEELVTVLEVVLQKYSSKFHHPIVGRVEEGFQMEVDVVTQLLRCQAQLSEWHFLPALLSLHGANSKLITWGQLFQRQKETRKHLFGGQSQKAVQPPHLYVWLQRFQAALLAKFSFYFHEILSKQTVPADMRAQTARTTPDYYGKISTFIRKHDASNVSLVFDNRGSESFQGHGYHHPHSYREAPKGVEQFPAVVSLPSGERPLTHWPNVIMMMGDRAAELNTLDKVVHFYDDKVQSTYYLTRPEPHFTLVVIFDGRKSEKDLHLTGFLQEISGSLRNSKPFSTLKPGSKG from the exons ATGACGGAGGTGGAGGAGCTGCGGCCCGTTCCCCGGGAGCGGGCCATCCTGGAGAGCTTCTTCGCCCAGCTCGGCATGTTTTCCTTCGACCGAGCAAAGGACTACGTGGAGCGGGAGAAGGACGGCAGCAGGAGCAGCGGGAGCATCTGGAGCGCGCTGCTGGCCGCTCTGGCTCACCTGGCCGCGGCGGAGAAGGTGTACCACAACATGACGTTCCTGGGACAGAAAATAG GTGGCCAGTCCTTCTTTAGCCGGAAGGACTCCATCCGCACCATCTACACCTCGCTGTACAACGAGCTCAGGAAGGTGGTGATGATGGGGCGCCACGGCCAGTCgaactcctcttcctcctcctcggcCTCCTACCTGGAGGACCTGCTATCGCACCTTTCAGAGCAGCTCTGCCACTTCATCCAGGCCCGCATGGAGATGGCTGACCTGTACGAGAAAATGCACTCACTGGGCAGCCAGAAGAACGTCAACTCTGAGGAGCTGGTCACAGTGCTCGAGGTCGTCCTCCAGAAATACAGCTCCAA GTTCCATCATCCCATTGTGGGCCGGGTGGAGGAGGGCTTCCAGATGGAGGTGGACGTAGTGACACAGCTGCTGCGCTGCCAAGCCCAGTTGTCCGAGTGGCACTTCCTGCCTGCCCTGCTCAGCCTTCACGGTGCCAACTCCAAGCTCATCACCTGGGGTCAGCTTTTCCAGCGGCAGAAGGAGACTCGCAAGCACCTGTTCGGAGGTCAGTCCCAGAAGGCAGTGCAGCCTCCGCACCTCTATGTGTGGCTGCAGCGCTTCCAGGCGGCACTGCTTGCCAAGTTCAGCTTCTACTTTCACGAAATTCTGAGCAAGCAGACGGTACCGGCTGACATGAGGGCGCAGACGGCCCGCACCACCCCGGACTACTACGGCAAGATCTCCACCTTCATACGCAAACACGATGCCAGCAATGTGTCGCTTGTGTTTGACAACCGCGGCTCGGAGAGCTTCCAGGGTCACGGCTACCACCACCCACACTCGTACCGGGAAGCACCGAAGGGCGTGGAGCAGTTCCCCGCAGTGGTGTCGCTGCCATCGGGAGAGCGGCCGCTCACGCACTGGCCCAACGTCATCATGATGATGGGAGACCGCGCTGCTGAACTCAACACTCTGGACAAAGTGGTGCACTTCTATGATGACAAGGTCCAGAGCACATACTACCTGACGCGGCCGGAGCCGCACTTCACACTTGTCGTCATCTTTGACGGAAGGAAATCTGAGAAGGACCTGCACCTCACCGGCTTCTTGCAGGAGATTTCCGGCTCGCTTCGGAACTCCAAACCTTTCAGCACCCTCAAACCCGGGTCGAAGGGCTGA